In one window of Pseudomonas sp. IAC-BECa141 DNA:
- a CDS encoding PA3496 family putative envelope integrity protein — translation MAQPYEERNSAAKTRRQQEDQRRMEFRRAIEDRFELRQLQSEISDFPEDIELNYWQAPPAASRRSAQPAR, via the coding sequence ATGGCTCAGCCCTACGAAGAACGCAACAGCGCCGCGAAAACCCGTCGTCAGCAGGAAGACCAGCGCCGCATGGAATTTCGCCGCGCCATCGAAGATCGCTTCGAACTTCGCCAGCTTCAGAGCGAAATCAGCGATTTTCCCGAGGACATCGAACTCAACTACTGGCAGGCACCGCCAGCAGCTTCCCGTCGAAGCGCTCAACCAGCGCGCTGA
- a CDS encoding putative bifunctional diguanylate cyclase/phosphodiesterase, with product MTLSFDLSGPSVEPRAIRKLYATQMAVERTRLLYQGSLLPTLFMLINGLVCAGLLWSPQRYFVVSVWLVWLLSLVALRVIQVAAFDSAIPDRQAQPIWGRMFLLGSTMTGLTLAGAGIALVPADNFMQQAWVFGLIGAATLSASVAYAVSIPAFLSFTLPCLLPAIGYLFWGGDELARGWGWLGLILLGSLSVVAWQVNRLIDRGLLRRFQNQRLIEHLQQAQTRSEQLNLELAKEIEHRRCAEGKLREAQVELEDRVAQRSRELDVANQALSKSEARLALALKASELGLWDWNLQTDEVHHTQIQELFGLDPEYVTGLLRHLRPRLHPEDVPPLKRALIEHLKGHTEDYQIEYRVRHGDGHWVWIEDRGRAVERDEDGRVIRMVGTRRDISVSKSLEAQQQLAATVFEAASEGIVILDPNYSLIAVNQAFSRVTGYDIDDMLGRNVVELPCSRDARRHYVAIRHALEQHGSWQGELVETRKNGELYPQWLQLNAVRDSRGSVSHIVGFFADLSARRESEERMRYLTHYDELTGLANRSLFRERLHEAHQRVRQGGRRSLALLHINLDRFKLLNDSLGHEIADQLLQKMSRRLVSALPEADTIARLSGDEFAVLFDAYGNLSSLARVATRLSTKLRLPLTVEGHELVVSASMGISMLPDNAREISALVSQSNMAMQHAKHLGGNNFQFYTDSLQASTLERLQLENQLRKAIEDKQLNVFYQPKLCLATGRLNAAEALVRWDHPTLGRVPPGDFIGLAEETGLIGPIGEFVLRQACWQACEWQRQGLAPIRVSVNLSVHQLRQGKLVSLVRQVLEETGLAPHYLELELTESQLLDSVEYIIAAFQQLRDLGVKLAIDDFGTGYSSLSYLKRIPVDYVKIDQAFIRGLGEGSEDAAITRAIIAMAHGLSLKVVAEGVERSEQLAYLKAEGCDEVQGYLISRPVEAVGLAALLREQEKPL from the coding sequence ATGACCCTCAGCTTCGACCTGTCGGGCCCCTCCGTGGAGCCTCGGGCGATCCGCAAGCTTTACGCCACCCAGATGGCGGTCGAGCGCACGCGCCTTCTTTATCAGGGTTCGCTGTTGCCCACCCTGTTCATGTTGATCAATGGTCTGGTCTGCGCCGGTCTGCTCTGGAGTCCGCAGCGTTATTTCGTGGTCAGCGTCTGGCTGGTGTGGCTGTTGTCGCTGGTGGCCCTGCGAGTGATTCAGGTCGCCGCGTTCGACTCGGCGATCCCTGATCGTCAGGCCCAGCCGATCTGGGGGCGGATGTTCCTGCTCGGCTCGACCATGACCGGCCTGACCCTGGCCGGCGCCGGCATCGCCCTGGTGCCCGCCGACAATTTCATGCAGCAGGCCTGGGTATTCGGCCTGATCGGCGCCGCGACCCTGTCGGCCAGCGTGGCCTACGCCGTGAGCATTCCGGCGTTTCTTTCCTTTACCTTGCCGTGCCTGTTGCCGGCCATCGGCTACCTGTTCTGGGGCGGTGACGAACTGGCGCGCGGCTGGGGCTGGCTCGGGCTGATCCTGCTCGGGTCGCTGAGCGTGGTGGCGTGGCAGGTCAACCGGCTGATCGATCGTGGTTTGCTGCGGCGTTTCCAGAACCAGCGCCTGATCGAGCACCTGCAACAAGCGCAAACCCGCAGCGAACAGCTCAATCTGGAACTGGCGAAGGAAATCGAACACCGGCGTTGCGCCGAGGGCAAGCTGCGTGAAGCTCAGGTCGAGCTGGAAGACCGGGTCGCTCAGCGCAGCCGGGAGCTGGACGTCGCCAACCAGGCGCTGAGCAAGAGCGAGGCGCGCCTGGCGCTGGCGTTGAAGGCCAGTGAGCTGGGACTGTGGGACTGGAACCTGCAGACCGACGAAGTTCACCACACGCAAATCCAGGAACTGTTCGGTCTGGATCCGGAATACGTCACCGGACTGCTCAGGCATCTGCGGCCGCGCCTGCATCCGGAGGATGTGCCACCACTCAAGCGGGCGTTGATCGAGCACTTGAAGGGCCACACCGAGGATTATCAGATCGAATACCGCGTGCGCCATGGCGACGGTCACTGGGTCTGGATCGAAGACCGTGGCCGGGCAGTGGAGCGCGACGAGGACGGCCGGGTCATCCGCATGGTCGGCACCCGCCGCGACATCAGCGTCAGCAAAAGCCTGGAAGCCCAGCAGCAACTGGCGGCGACGGTGTTCGAGGCCGCCAGCGAAGGCATCGTGATCCTCGACCCGAATTATTCGCTGATCGCCGTCAATCAGGCTTTCAGCCGGGTCACCGGTTACGACATCGACGACATGCTCGGGCGCAATGTCGTTGAGTTGCCGTGCAGTCGCGATGCCCGCAGGCATTACGTCGCGATCCGCCACGCGCTGGAGCAGCACGGCAGCTGGCAGGGTGAACTGGTGGAAACCCGCAAGAACGGCGAGCTCTATCCGCAGTGGCTGCAATTGAACGCCGTGCGCGACAGTCGGGGAAGTGTGAGCCATATCGTCGGCTTCTTCGCCGATCTGTCGGCGCGCCGCGAATCCGAGGAGCGCATGCGCTACCTGACCCACTACGACGAACTCACCGGTCTGGCCAACCGCTCGCTGTTCCGCGAACGCCTGCACGAAGCCCATCAGCGCGTGCGGCAGGGCGGGCGCCGGAGTCTGGCGTTGCTGCACATCAATCTGGATCGCTTCAAGCTGCTCAACGACAGTCTCGGCCATGAGATTGCTGACCAATTGCTGCAAAAGATGTCCCGTCGTCTGGTCAGTGCTCTGCCGGAGGCCGACACCATTGCCCGGTTGTCCGGTGATGAGTTCGCGGTACTGTTCGATGCCTACGGCAACCTGTCGAGCCTGGCGCGGGTCGCCACGCGACTGTCGACCAAGCTGCGTTTGCCGTTGACTGTGGAAGGACATGAACTGGTGGTCAGCGCCTCGATGGGCATCAGCATGCTGCCGGACAATGCGCGGGAGATTTCCGCGCTGGTCAGCCAGTCGAACATGGCCATGCAGCATGCCAAGCACCTGGGCGGCAACAATTTCCAGTTCTACACCGACAGTCTGCAGGCCAGCACGCTGGAGCGTTTGCAGCTGGAAAACCAGCTGCGCAAAGCCATCGAAGACAAGCAGCTCAACGTCTTTTATCAACCGAAACTGTGCCTGGCGACCGGTCGTCTCAATGCGGCAGAGGCGCTGGTACGTTGGGACCACCCGACCTTGGGCCGGGTGCCGCCGGGGGACTTCATCGGTCTGGCCGAAGAGACAGGGCTGATCGGGCCGATCGGCGAGTTTGTACTGCGTCAGGCCTGCTGGCAGGCGTGCGAATGGCAGCGTCAGGGACTGGCGCCGATCCGGGTATCGGTAAACCTGTCGGTGCATCAGCTGCGTCAGGGCAAACTGGTCAGTCTGGTGCGTCAGGTGCTGGAGGAAACCGGCCTGGCGCCGCACTACCTCGAACTGGAGCTGACCGAAAGTCAGTTGCTCGACAGCGTCGAATACATCATCGCCGCGTTCCAGCAGTTGCGGGATCTGGGAGTGAAACTGGCCATCGACGATTTTGGCACCGGCTATTCATCGCTGAGCTATCTGAAACGGATTCCGGTGGACTACGTGAAGATCGATCAGGCCTTTATTCGCGGGTTGGGCGAGGGCAGCGAAGACGCAGCGATCACCCGGGCGATCATTGCGATGGCTCATGGGTTGTCACTGAAAGTTGTCGCCGAAGGTGTCGAGCGATCCGAGCAGTTGGCATATCTGAAAGCTGAAGGTTGCGACGAAGTGCAGGGTTATCTGATCAGCCGTCCGGTGGAGGCGGTCGGCCTTGCCGCGTTGCTGCGTGAACAGGAAAAACCGCTGTAA
- the hexR gene encoding transcriptional regulator HexR, with the protein MNLLQHIAQSRHLLRKSELKVADHVLLDPAAVMHSSMADLAHSVGISEPTIVRFCRAIGCSGFQDLKLKLAQSLAAGASFGQFAIHEDDSVADYSLKIFDTTLHTLMEVREKLDPLELQRAVTLMSQAQRVEFYGFGASGAVAADAQHKFFRLLLTAAAYSDPHMQAMSAVTLKPTDVAICISQSGRSKDLLITANLVRESGASLITLCPSQTPLAELSTVNLAIDVHEDTEIYTPLTSRIAHLVVIDVLAMGVAMARGPSLVNHLKSVKRSLRSLRLSPKSVKALDD; encoded by the coding sequence TTGAATCTGCTGCAACACATCGCCCAGTCACGTCACCTGTTACGCAAGTCGGAGCTCAAGGTCGCCGACCACGTGCTGCTTGACCCTGCGGCAGTGATGCACAGTTCCATGGCCGACCTGGCCCACAGCGTCGGCATCAGCGAGCCGACCATCGTGCGCTTCTGCCGGGCCATCGGCTGTTCCGGTTTCCAGGATCTGAAACTCAAGCTCGCGCAAAGCCTCGCGGCCGGCGCCAGCTTCGGTCAGTTCGCGATCCATGAAGACGACTCTGTCGCCGACTACAGCCTGAAGATTTTCGACACCACGTTGCACACGCTGATGGAGGTTCGCGAGAAGCTCGATCCTCTGGAGCTGCAACGGGCGGTGACGCTGATGTCCCAGGCCCAGCGCGTCGAGTTCTACGGCTTTGGTGCGTCAGGCGCGGTAGCGGCGGATGCGCAGCACAAGTTCTTCCGTCTGCTGCTGACGGCGGCGGCGTATTCCGACCCGCACATGCAGGCAATGTCGGCGGTGACACTGAAGCCCACCGACGTGGCGATCTGCATTTCCCAGTCCGGCCGTTCCAAAGACCTGCTGATCACCGCCAACCTCGTTCGCGAGAGTGGTGCGTCGCTGATCACCTTGTGCCCGAGCCAGACACCGCTGGCCGAGCTGTCGACCGTCAACCTGGCGATCGATGTTCACGAAGACACCGAAATCTATACCCCGCTGACCTCGCGTATCGCTCATCTGGTGGTGATCGACGTACTGGCGATGGGCGTGGCCATGGCGCGCGGGCCGAGCCTGGTCAACCACCTCAAGAGCGTCAAGCGCAGTCTGCGCAGCCTGCGGCTGTCGCCAAAGTCGGTGAAAGCACTGGATGACTGA
- a CDS encoding EamA family transporter — MGSGFFSSWTFWALLSATFAALTAIFAKIGIENVNSDFATLLRTIVVLISLALILYVTGQYQSLGSISAKSYLFLLLSGLGTGASWLCYFRALKVGPASLVAPVDKLSVVFVAVLGVILLGEKLDLRQWSGIGLITAGVVMLALRR; from the coding sequence ATGGGCTCGGGATTTTTTTCCTCCTGGACATTCTGGGCCCTGCTCTCGGCCACTTTTGCCGCGCTGACAGCCATCTTCGCCAAGATCGGCATCGAAAACGTCAACTCCGACTTTGCCACCCTCCTGCGCACAATCGTCGTATTGATCAGCCTGGCCTTGATTTTGTACGTCACGGGCCAATATCAGTCCTTGGGATCGATCTCCGCCAAGAGCTACCTGTTTCTGTTGTTGTCGGGCCTGGGCACCGGTGCTTCGTGGCTGTGCTACTTCCGGGCGTTGAAAGTCGGCCCGGCGTCGCTGGTCGCGCCGGTGGACAAGCTCAGCGTGGTCTTCGTGGCGGTGCTCGGTGTGATCCTGCTGGGTGAGAAACTCGACCTGCGACAATGGAGCGGCATCGGCCTGATCACCGCCGGAGTGGTGATGCTGGCCTTGCGGCGTTGA
- the oadA gene encoding sodium-extruding oxaloacetate decarboxylase subunit alpha, with protein sequence MSKKIFVTDTILRDAHQSLLATRMRTEDMLPICDKLDKVGYWSLECWGGATFDACVRFLKEDPWERLRQLRAALPNTRLQMLLRGQNLLGYRHYSDDVVKAFVAKAAVNGIDVFRIFDAMNDVRNLRVAIEAVKAAGKHAQGTIAYTTSPVHTIDAFVAQAKQMEAMGCDSVAIKDMAGLLTPYATGELVRALKAEQSLPVFIHSHDTAGLAAMCQLKAIENGADHIDTAISSFASGTSHPGTESMVAALKGTEFDTGLNLELLQEIGLYFYAVRKKYHQFESEFTAVDTRVQVNQVPGGMISNLANQLKEQGALNRMGEVLAEIPRVREDLGFPPLVTPTSQIVGTQAFFNVLAGERYKTITNEVKLYLQGGYGKAPGTVNEKLRRQAIGSEEVIDVRPADLLKPEMTKLRADIGALATSEEDVLTFAMFPDIGRKFLEERAAGTLTPEVLLPIPEAGKVASAGGEGVPTEFVIDVHGETYRVDITGVGVKAEGKRHFYLSIDGMPEEVVFEPLNEFVGGGSSKRKQASAPGHVSTTMPGNIVDVLVKEGDTVKAGQAVLITEAMKMETEVQAAIAGKVTAIHVAKGDRVNPGEILIEIEG encoded by the coding sequence ATGAGCAAGAAAATCTTTGTCACCGATACCATCCTGCGCGACGCTCACCAATCGCTGCTCGCCACCCGCATGCGCACCGAAGACATGCTGCCGATCTGCGACAAGCTCGACAAGGTCGGCTACTGGTCGCTGGAATGCTGGGGCGGCGCGACCTTCGACGCCTGCGTGCGCTTCCTGAAAGAAGACCCGTGGGAGCGTCTGCGCCAGCTGCGTGCGGCGCTGCCCAACACTCGTCTTCAGATGCTTCTGCGCGGGCAGAACCTGCTGGGCTACCGCCACTACAGCGATGACGTGGTCAAGGCGTTCGTTGCCAAGGCCGCGGTCAACGGCATCGACGTGTTCCGCATCTTCGACGCGATGAACGACGTGCGTAACCTGCGCGTGGCGATCGAAGCGGTGAAAGCTGCCGGCAAGCACGCTCAGGGCACCATCGCCTACACCACCAGCCCGGTGCACACCATCGACGCGTTCGTCGCTCAGGCCAAGCAAATGGAAGCCATGGGTTGCGACTCGGTGGCAATCAAGGACATGGCCGGTCTGCTGACCCCGTATGCGACCGGTGAACTGGTGCGTGCACTGAAAGCCGAACAGTCGCTGCCAGTGTTCATCCACTCCCACGACACCGCCGGCCTGGCCGCGATGTGCCAACTCAAGGCCATTGAAAACGGTGCCGACCACATCGACACCGCGATCTCCAGCTTCGCTTCGGGCACCAGCCACCCTGGGACTGAATCGATGGTTGCTGCGCTCAAAGGAACCGAGTTCGATACCGGTCTGAACCTGGAGCTGCTGCAAGAGATCGGCCTGTACTTCTATGCCGTGCGCAAGAAGTACCACCAGTTCGAAAGCGAATTCACTGCCGTCGACACCCGCGTTCAAGTCAATCAGGTGCCGGGCGGGATGATTTCCAACCTGGCCAACCAGTTGAAAGAGCAGGGCGCTCTGAACCGCATGGGCGAAGTGCTGGCAGAGATTCCGCGCGTGCGTGAAGACCTCGGCTTCCCGCCGCTGGTGACCCCGACTTCGCAGATCGTCGGCACCCAGGCGTTCTTCAACGTGCTGGCCGGCGAGCGCTACAAGACCATCACCAACGAGGTGAAGCTCTACCTGCAAGGCGGCTACGGCAAGGCGCCGGGCACCGTGAACGAGAAGCTGCGTCGCCAGGCCATCGGCAGCGAAGAGGTGATCGACGTACGTCCGGCCGATCTGCTCAAGCCGGAGATGACCAAGCTGCGCGCCGATATCGGCGCTCTGGCTACATCCGAAGAAGACGTGCTGACCTTCGCCATGTTTCCGGACATCGGCCGCAAGTTCCTCGAAGAGCGTGCCGCCGGCACCCTCACCCCGGAAGTGCTGCTGCCGATCCCGGAAGCGGGCAAGGTGGCTTCGGCCGGCGGCGAAGGTGTACCGACCGAGTTCGTCATCGACGTCCACGGCGAAACCTATCGCGTGGACATCACCGGTGTCGGCGTCAAGGCTGAAGGCAAGCGTCACTTCTACCTGTCCATCGATGGCATGCCGGAAGAGGTGGTGTTCGAACCGCTCAACGAATTCGTCGGCGGCGGCAGCAGCAAGCGCAAGCAGGCTTCGGCACCGGGCCACGTCAGCACCACCATGCCGGGCAATATCGTCGATGTGCTGGTCAAGGAAGGCGACACCGTCAAGGCGGGCCAGGCCGTGCTGATCACCGAAGCGATGAAGATGGAGACCGAAGTCCAGGCCGCGATTGCCGGCAAGGTCACCGCCATCCATGTTGCCAAGGGCGACCGGGTGAATCCGGGCGAAATCCTGATCGAGATCGAAGGCTGA
- a CDS encoding acetyl-CoA carboxylase biotin carboxylase subunit produces MITKILIANRGEIAVRIVRACAEMGIRSVAIYSDADRHALHVKRADEAHSIGAEPLAGYLNPRKLVNLAVETGCDALHPGYGFLSENAELADICAERGIKFIGPAAEVIRRMGDKTEARRSMIKAGVPVTPGTEGNVSGIEEALSEGDRIGYPVMLKATSGGGGRGIRRCNSREELEQNFPRVISEATKAFGSAEVFLEKCIVNPKHIEAQILGDSFGNVVHLFERDCSIQRRNQKLIEIAPSPQLTPEQRAYIGDLSVRAAKAVGYENAGTVEFLLAEGEVYFMEMNTRVQVEHTITEEITGIDIVREQIRIASGLPLSVKQEDIQHRGFALQFRINAEDPKNNFLPSFGKITRYYAPGGPGVRTDTAIYTGYTIPPFYDSMCLKLVVWALTWEEAMDRGLRALDDMRLQGVKTTAAYYQEILRNPEFRSGQFNTSFVESHPELTNYSIKRKPEELALAIAAAIAAHAGL; encoded by the coding sequence GTGATAACAAAGATCCTGATCGCCAACCGTGGTGAGATTGCCGTACGAATCGTGCGTGCCTGCGCCGAGATGGGCATCCGCTCGGTCGCGATCTATTCCGACGCCGACCGGCACGCCTTGCATGTGAAGCGTGCGGACGAGGCCCACAGCATTGGTGCCGAGCCGCTGGCCGGTTACCTGAATCCGCGCAAGCTGGTGAACCTGGCCGTGGAAACCGGCTGCGATGCGTTGCACCCCGGCTACGGTTTTCTCTCGGAAAACGCTGAGCTGGCAGACATCTGCGCCGAACGCGGCATCAAATTCATCGGTCCGGCGGCGGAAGTCATCCGCCGCATGGGCGACAAGACCGAAGCGCGCCGCAGCATGATCAAGGCTGGCGTGCCGGTCACGCCGGGCACCGAAGGCAACGTCTCGGGCATCGAGGAAGCGTTGAGCGAGGGCGACCGCATTGGTTACCCGGTGATGCTCAAGGCCACTTCCGGTGGTGGCGGGCGCGGTATCCGTCGCTGCAACAGCCGAGAAGAACTCGAACAGAACTTCCCTCGCGTCATTTCCGAAGCCACCAAGGCCTTCGGTTCGGCGGAAGTGTTCCTGGAAAAGTGCATCGTCAATCCCAAGCACATCGAAGCGCAGATCCTCGGCGACAGCTTCGGCAACGTCGTGCATCTGTTCGAACGTGACTGCTCGATCCAGCGCCGCAACCAGAAGCTGATCGAAATCGCCCCGAGCCCGCAGCTGACCCCGGAACAGCGCGCCTACATCGGCGACCTGTCGGTGCGCGCAGCCAAGGCCGTGGGTTACGAGAACGCCGGCACCGTGGAGTTCCTGCTCGCCGAGGGCGAGGTGTACTTCATGGAGATGAACACCCGGGTGCAGGTGGAACACACCATTACCGAAGAAATCACCGGGATCGACATCGTTCGCGAACAAATCCGCATCGCTTCCGGCCTGCCGCTGTCGGTGAAGCAGGAAGACATTCAGCATCGCGGTTTTGCCCTGCAGTTCCGGATCAACGCCGAGGACCCGAAAAACAACTTCCTGCCGAGCTTCGGCAAGATCACGCGCTACTACGCCCCCGGCGGCCCTGGCGTGCGCACCGACACGGCAATCTACACCGGCTACACCATCCCGCCGTTCTACGACTCGATGTGCCTGAAACTGGTGGTCTGGGCACTGACCTGGGAAGAGGCGATGGATCGTGGCCTGCGCGCCCTCGACGACATGCGTCTGCAAGGCGTGAAAACCACCGCCGCGTACTACCAGGAAATCCTGCGCAACCCGGAATTCCGTAGCGGCCAGTTCAATACCAGCTTCGTCGAAAGCCACCCTGAACTGACCAACTACTCGATCAAGCGCAAACCCGAAGAGCTGGCCCTGGCCATCGCCGCCGCCATCGCCGCCCACGCAGGCCTGTGA
- a CDS encoding LysR family transcriptional regulator, with protein MRKSLMRMTLRQLQIFNEVCDLRSYSRAADEMSLTQPAVSLQIRQLEELIGQPLFDYVGKKLYMTEAAEALQRASRDIFGRLENLDMQLSDMQGSLQGQLKLAVESSAKYFVPHLFAAFKRQHPEVNLQLTVVNRGQVIRRLSDNRDDLVIMSMVPQDMGLEFLPFLNNPIVAVARPDHPLAHMGPLRLQDLEPYTLLIREPGSGTRLACEEYFKEKRVHFTQTQEVASAEAQRECVVAGLGLALLTRHALNLELATGGLVELPVEELPLFRSWCLVQAKAKRLSPVAHAFLAFIRSERVQISALVERFDGKLLAVPASS; from the coding sequence ATGCGTAAGTCCTTGATGCGTATGACATTGCGTCAATTGCAGATCTTCAACGAAGTGTGTGATTTGCGCTCCTACAGCCGCGCTGCCGACGAAATGTCGCTCACACAACCGGCCGTCAGCCTACAGATTCGTCAGCTTGAAGAGCTGATCGGCCAACCATTGTTCGATTACGTCGGCAAAAAACTCTACATGACCGAAGCGGCCGAAGCACTCCAGCGTGCCAGCCGGGACATCTTCGGCCGACTGGAAAACCTCGACATGCAGCTGTCGGACATGCAGGGCTCACTGCAGGGCCAGTTGAAACTGGCGGTGGAATCGAGCGCCAAATACTTCGTGCCGCACCTGTTCGCAGCGTTCAAGCGCCAGCATCCGGAAGTGAACCTGCAACTGACGGTGGTCAACCGTGGCCAGGTGATCCGCCGCCTCTCCGACAACCGCGACGATCTGGTGATCATGTCGATGGTGCCGCAGGACATGGGCCTGGAATTTCTGCCGTTCCTCAACAACCCGATCGTCGCCGTGGCACGCCCGGATCATCCGCTGGCGCACATGGGCCCGCTGCGCTTGCAGGATCTGGAACCTTACACCTTGCTGATCCGCGAACCCGGCTCGGGTACGCGACTGGCCTGCGAAGAGTATTTCAAGGAGAAGCGCGTGCACTTCACCCAGACCCAGGAAGTGGCGTCGGCCGAAGCCCAGCGTGAATGCGTGGTGGCGGGTCTGGGCCTGGCGCTGTTGACGCGCCACGCCCTGAACCTGGAGCTGGCGACCGGCGGCCTGGTGGAGCTTCCGGTCGAAGAATTGCCGCTGTTTCGCAGTTGGTGCCTGGTGCAAGCCAAAGCCAAACGGCTGTCACCGGTGGCCCACGCCTTCCTGGCGTTTATCCGCAGCGAACGGGTGCAAATCAGCGCGCTGGTTGAGCGCTTCGACGGGAAGCTGCTGGCGGTGCCTGCCAGTAGTTGA
- the uvrD gene encoding DNA helicase II, with amino-acid sequence MRDDLSLLLNSLNDAQRQAVAAPVGRQLVLAGAGSGKTRVLVHRIAWLIQVENASPHSILSVTFTNKAAAEMRHRIEQLLGINPAGMWVGTFHGLAHRLLRAHWQEAGLSQTFQILDSDDQQRLVKRVIRELGLDEQRWPARQAQWFINGQKDEGLRPQHIQASGDLFLATMRGIYEAYEAACQRAGVIDFSELLLRALDLWRDHPGLLAHYQKRFRHILVDEFQDTNAVQYAWLRLLGKGGDSLMVVGDDDQSIYGWRGAKIENIHQYSSDFPDSVTIRLEQNYRSTAGILKAANALIANNTGRLGKELWTDGGDGEAINLYAAFNEHDEARYVVETIESALKTGLARSDIAILYRSNAQSRVLEEALLRERIPYRIYGGQRFFERAEIKNAMAYLRLLEGRGNDAALERVINVPARGIGEKTVEAIRDHARHSDVSMWEAMRQLVANKGLTGRAAGALGAFIELIENLAAKCAEMPLHLMTQTVIEQSGLIAYHEAEKGEKGQARVENLEELVSAARNFENTEEDEELTPLAAFLGHASLEAGDTQADEHEDSIQLMTLHSAKGLEFPYVFLVGMEEGLFPHKMSLEEPGRLEEERRLAYVGITRAMQNLVMTYAETRRLYGSETYNKVSRFVREVPKGLIQEVRLSNSVSRPFGGNPSMGSSNLFSGSEIPETGLSLGQAVRHSIFGDGVILNFEGAGAQARVQVNFAEGSKWLMLGYAKLEAI; translated from the coding sequence ATGCGCGATGATCTCTCCCTTCTGCTGAACTCCCTCAACGATGCCCAACGGCAGGCCGTAGCGGCTCCCGTTGGTCGTCAATTGGTCCTGGCCGGTGCCGGCTCCGGCAAAACCCGAGTGCTGGTGCACCGTATCGCCTGGTTGATCCAGGTCGAAAACGCCTCGCCGCACTCGATTCTGTCGGTGACCTTCACCAACAAGGCCGCTGCCGAGATGCGTCACCGCATCGAGCAATTGCTGGGCATCAACCCGGCCGGCATGTGGGTCGGCACCTTCCACGGCCTGGCGCACCGCTTGCTGCGGGCGCACTGGCAGGAAGCCGGGCTGAGCCAGACTTTCCAGATTCTCGACAGCGACGACCAGCAACGACTGGTCAAGCGGGTGATCCGCGAGCTGGGGCTGGACGAGCAACGCTGGCCGGCCCGTCAGGCCCAGTGGTTCATCAACGGGCAGAAAGACGAAGGTCTGCGTCCGCAACACATTCAGGCCAGCGGCGATCTGTTCCTGGCGACCATGCGCGGCATTTATGAAGCGTACGAGGCAGCGTGTCAGCGTGCCGGTGTCATCGATTTCTCCGAACTGCTGCTTCGCGCCCTCGACCTGTGGCGCGATCACCCGGGCCTGCTGGCGCACTACCAGAAGCGTTTCCGACACATTCTGGTGGACGAATTCCAGGACACCAACGCCGTGCAGTACGCCTGGTTGCGTCTGCTGGGCAAGGGTGGCGACAGCCTGATGGTGGTCGGCGACGACGATCAGTCGATCTACGGCTGGCGCGGCGCGAAAATCGAGAACATCCACCAGTACTCTTCGGACTTCCCGGACTCGGTGACCATCCGTCTGGAGCAGAACTACCGCTCTACGGCCGGCATCCTCAAGGCCGCCAACGCCCTGATCGCCAACAACACCGGACGTCTCGGCAAAGAGCTGTGGACAGACGGCGGCGATGGCGAAGCGATCAACCTCTACGCCGCGTTCAACGAACACGATGAAGCGCGCTACGTGGTCGAAACCATCGAAAGTGCGCTGAAAACCGGCCTGGCGCGCAGCGATATCGCGATTCTCTACCGCTCAAACGCCCAATCGCGCGTTCTGGAAGAGGCGTTGCTGCGTGAACGCATTCCGTACCGCATCTATGGCGGCCAGCGCTTCTTCGAACGGGCGGAAATCAAGAACGCCATGGCTTACCTGCGCTTGCTGGAAGGTCGTGGCAACGATGCGGCTCTGGAGCGGGTGATCAACGTCCCGGCTCGTGGCATCGGCGAGAAAACCGTCGAGGCGATCCGTGACCATGCACGCCACAGCGATGTGTCGATGTGGGAAGCCATGCGCCAGCTGGTGGCCAACAAAGGCCTGACCGGTCGCGCTGCCGGTGCGCTGGGCGCGTTTATCGAGCTGATCGAAAACCTCGCCGCCAAGTGCGCCGAGATGCCGTTGCACCTGATGACCCAGACCGTCATCGAGCAGTCCGGTTTGATCGCCTACCACGAAGCGGAAAAAGGCGAGAAAGGCCAGGCCCGGGTAGAAAACCTTGAGGAACTGGTCAGCGCCGCGCGCAACTTCGAGAACACTGAAGAAGACGAAGAGCTGACGCCACTGGCCGCGTTCCTCGGCCACGCTTCGCTGGAAGCCGGCGACACTCAGGCCGACGAACACGAAGACAGCATTCAGTTGATGACCCTGCACAGCGCCAAGGGCCTGGAATTCCCTTACGTATTCCTGGTGGGCATGGAAGAAGGCCTGTTCCCGCACAAGATGAGCCTGGAAGAACCTGGACGCCTTGAGGAAGAGCGGCGTCTGGCCTATGTCGGCATTACCCGGGCGATGCAAAACCTGGTGATGACCTATGCTGAAACCCGACGCCTGTACGGCAGCGAAACCTACAACAAGGTGTCGCGTTTCGTACGGGAAGTACCGAAAGGCCTGATTCAGGAAGTACGCCTTTCGAACAGCGTCAGCCGACCGTTCGGCGGCAACCCGTCGATGGGCAGCAGCAACCTGTTCAGCGGTAGCGAGATTCCGGAAACCGGCCTGAGCCTTGGCCAGGCTGTGCGTCACTCGATCTTCGGCGACGGCGTGATCCTCAACTTCGAAGGCGCCGGCGCCCAGGCCCGGGTGCAGGTTAACTTCGCCGAAGGCAGCAAGTGGCTGATGCTCGGGTACGCGAAGCTGGAAGCCATATAA